The following are encoded in a window of Thermostichus vulcanus str. 'Rupite' genomic DNA:
- a CDS encoding dockerin type I domain-containing protein, whose translation MSMVLSLGRSLPLPLLGALTVGWMVAAPSQAQPFQAGDLDGDGRLTVQDLNLLGSYLRGERGLTDDQIRAADVNQDGRITEADWQVLQQRIQVATNARTGQVQLDSAYSGQVVDRLTGQPLAGVEVAIPGAGISVRTDAQGRFRLPGAVPAEEILVARLENYLPYSQSTGSGQASGDQPLQVQLERWDPNTTFVLEANVIRLGDNQYSPESAAAGQFLAPAKGVELTRSFTLQHMPPRPPILRIGSLIGLDTAEAYRAGQSRIPSADMSPMQVILNGVEVAQIRLGGDNLRIPLPLNHLRLGLNTVTLRTGKTVVQPSMVSRSPQGRISIPLLGGSLQISVPVGSSAGGRSGGAWVDYDDVQLANVTIEIPN comes from the coding sequence ATGTCTATGGTTTTGTCTCTAGGTCGTTCACTTCCCCTACCCCTACTGGGAGCCCTGACGGTGGGGTGGATGGTGGCTGCTCCCAGTCAGGCGCAACCCTTTCAAGCTGGGGATCTGGATGGGGATGGCCGCTTAACTGTGCAGGATCTGAACCTGTTGGGATCCTATTTGCGCGGCGAACGGGGCTTGACGGACGACCAGATCCGGGCTGCGGATGTCAATCAAGATGGCCGCATCACAGAAGCCGATTGGCAGGTGTTGCAGCAGCGCATTCAGGTGGCCACGAATGCTCGTACAGGTCAAGTGCAATTGGACTCTGCCTATTCTGGTCAGGTGGTGGATCGGCTGACGGGACAACCCTTGGCCGGTGTCGAGGTCGCCATTCCCGGCGCTGGCATTTCGGTGCGAACGGATGCGCAGGGACGTTTCCGGTTGCCGGGTGCAGTACCTGCTGAAGAAATTCTGGTGGCCCGCTTAGAAAATTACTTGCCCTACTCCCAAAGTACCGGCAGCGGCCAGGCCAGTGGGGATCAACCTTTGCAAGTGCAGTTGGAGCGCTGGGATCCGAACACCACTTTTGTCTTGGAGGCCAATGTCATTCGGCTTGGAGACAACCAATATTCACCGGAATCTGCCGCTGCCGGACAATTCTTGGCCCCAGCCAAAGGGGTGGAGCTGACCCGTTCTTTCACGCTACAGCACATGCCCCCACGCCCGCCGATCCTACGGATTGGATCCTTGATCGGGCTGGATACTGCCGAAGCCTATCGAGCGGGTCAATCGCGGATCCCGAGCGCCGATATGTCGCCCATGCAGGTGATTCTAAACGGAGTAGAGGTGGCTCAAATTCGCTTAGGCGGCGATAACCTAAGGATCCCCTTGCCTCTCAACCACCTGCGCCTCGGACTGAACACAGTTACTCTACGCACTGGCAAGACGGTGGTTCAACCCAGTATGGTCAGCCGCAGTCCACAGGGGCGGATAAGTATCCCTCTGCTAGGGGGATCCCTGCAAATCTCTGTACCCGTAGGGAGTAGCGCAGGTGGGAGGTCAGGCGGAGCTTGGGTGGATTATGACGATGTGCAGTTGGCCAATGTGACGATTGAGATTCCCAACTGA
- the rpmB gene encoding 50S ribosomal protein L28: MARRCQLTDKKRNNAFSISHSHRRTKRLQEVNLQWKRIWWEEGNRFVRLRLSTKALKTLKAKGIGAMAREAGINLNQF; this comes from the coding sequence ATGGCGCGTCGCTGCCAACTGACTGATAAGAAGCGGAACAACGCTTTCTCCATCTCCCACTCTCACCGACGCACCAAGCGCCTGCAAGAGGTTAATTTGCAGTGGAAACGCATCTGGTGGGAAGAAGGTAACCGCTTTGTGCGCCTGCGCCTCTCCACCAAAGCCCTCAAGACCCTGAAAGCCAAGGGTATCGGGGCCATGGCCCGTGAAGCCGGGATCAACTTAAATCAGTTTTAG
- the gloB gene encoding hydroxyacylglutathione hydrolase, producing MRILQLPVLRDNYVYLLHDPDTATAAVVDPAVAEPVLEKLAELQADLVAIFNTHHHHDHVGGNQPLLARYPYAAVYASGVDRGRIPGQTVELAAGQMVQFNRHTAQVLFVPGHTRGHIAYYFPESGDLFCGDTLFAGGCGRLFEGTPQQMLGSLDQLRQLPEPTRVWCAHEYTLNNLKFALTVDGDNPDLQARYRAVETLRQVGSPTVPSTIGEERRTNPFLRWDQPALQAAAGSQEPDRVLARIRSMKDHF from the coding sequence ATGCGCATTCTACAACTGCCCGTCCTGCGCGATAACTACGTGTATCTGCTGCACGATCCCGATACGGCAACAGCAGCAGTGGTGGATCCAGCTGTGGCTGAACCGGTACTCGAAAAACTGGCGGAGCTACAGGCCGATTTGGTGGCCATTTTTAATACCCATCACCATCACGACCATGTGGGCGGTAATCAGCCGTTGTTGGCCCGCTACCCCTATGCGGCGGTTTATGCCAGTGGGGTGGATCGGGGGCGGATCCCAGGCCAGACAGTGGAGTTGGCGGCGGGGCAAATGGTTCAGTTCAACCGCCACACGGCCCAGGTGTTGTTTGTGCCGGGACATACCCGTGGCCACATTGCCTACTACTTTCCCGAAAGTGGCGATCTATTCTGTGGAGATACCCTGTTTGCAGGAGGGTGTGGGCGGCTGTTTGAGGGAACCCCGCAACAAATGCTGGGATCCCTGGATCAATTGCGCCAACTGCCAGAACCCACAAGGGTGTGGTGTGCCCATGAATACACCCTGAACAATCTCAAATTTGCCCTGACGGTGGATGGAGACAACCCTGACCTGCAAGCTCGCTACCGGGCGGTGGAAACCCTACGCCAAGTGGGCTCCCCGACTGTACCCAGCACCATCGGCGAAGAACGACGAACCAATCCTTTTTTACGTTGGGATCAGCCTGCTTTGCAAGCAGCTGCTGGAAGCCAGGAGCCGGATCGGGTCTTAGCTCGCATTCGCAGTATGAAGGATCACTTCTAA
- a CDS encoding DUF3143 domain-containing protein → MPLPPATTPLYNHPLHAIERWLEDLGCIRDPKDVEQWFCERPQWKACLRLDETTIWVRYTYQDGNTKTLSFPYSLSRGDVEQAIFED, encoded by the coding sequence ATGCCTTTGCCTCCTGCAACGACCCCCCTCTACAATCACCCCCTCCACGCCATCGAACGGTGGCTAGAAGATCTAGGCTGTATCCGGGATCCCAAGGATGTGGAGCAATGGTTTTGTGAACGCCCCCAGTGGAAGGCCTGTCTGCGCCTGGATGAGACCACTATTTGGGTGCGCTACACCTACCAGGATGGCAACACCAAGACTCTGTCTTTTCCCTATTCTCTTAGCCGTGGGGATGTGGAACAGGCGATTTTCGAGGATTAG
- a CDS encoding J domain-containing protein, whose translation MHSLTSLTYYQRLGLSPGASPEAIRRAYRQLSKRYHPDTSPLAPEVAIRRFQELQEAYLILSNPLQRAIYDASLRAVLSNPGSAERDSLELRMETRPLSGGEICALLLMGSTFLMCLLLAGTLAWLRESGAG comes from the coding sequence ATGCACTCGCTGACCTCCCTCACCTACTACCAACGGTTGGGCCTGTCTCCGGGGGCATCTCCTGAGGCCATTCGGCGGGCCTATCGGCAACTGAGCAAACGCTACCATCCCGATACTTCTCCCCTAGCTCCAGAGGTGGCGATTCGACGCTTTCAAGAGCTGCAGGAAGCCTACTTAATCCTCAGCAACCCCCTACAGCGAGCCATCTACGATGCCAGTTTGCGGGCAGTGCTCTCCAATCCGGGGTCAGCCGAGAGGGATTCCCTGGAGCTGCGGATGGAAACCCGACCTCTCTCGGGCGGCGAAATCTGTGCTCTGTTGCTGATGGGATCCACCTTCTTGATGTGTTTGCTGTTGGCGGGTACCCTGGCTTGGCTGCGGGAGAGTGGGGCAGGCTGA
- a CDS encoding 50S ribosomal protein L32 — translation MAVPKKKTSKSRSRKRYATWTHKATLQAQRAMTIGRSILTGRNTGFYYPDAKTETEDEEE, via the coding sequence ATGGCTGTTCCCAAGAAGAAAACCTCCAAATCCCGCAGCCGCAAGCGCTACGCCACCTGGACTCACAAGGCGACGTTACAGGCACAACGGGCAATGACCATCGGGCGCTCGATTTTGACTGGTCGCAACACCGGCTTCTACTACCCCGATGCCAAGACAGAGACAGAGGATGAGGAAGAATAG